The following proteins come from a genomic window of Aspergillus oryzae RIB40 DNA, chromosome 4:
- a CDS encoding uncharacterized protein (predicted protein) codes for MSDLNWSGTYLLGLRSLVLLPLSDLSGQLLDNGGDIGLVHRGVDLDLGEVLDDTNVEVELLGGGRAAVGVALLTLLALLAASADEVVILVLLQDLHALHGGVINGTANLSTELRGLVLFVIQSQSSEVVGRVEVADKTLGGKDLVGVSQARGLLELLVGNLLLLLALEGVPLGLLLLPANSPGLILVLLVCLASLVVGVLDLTDSSPLLLLLTVELGALVPQGVEVLESAVLLGLDGIQLLLNLGVLVAQSLGLRVVKGLLEGGNLGLDVVDDLLGLIQAGEVLTLLAQAGDIGKGLLLIHQAHGTGINLLLEARDFTVNLLDTLERHAGLGVVLLRNAGLERAVQSIDLLLCAGPGRLESRLLLTDGGELSTEFLLSLSRGRVLVVGLGGLDLGLDLVLYEVSNLLRQWNAKMGLEKNPEQTYGGS; via the coding sequence ATGAGTGATTTAAACTGGAGCGGTACATACCTCCTCGGTCTTCGAAGcctggttcttcttccactcaGTGATCTTAGCGGCCAGCTTCTCGACAACGGCGGGGACATCGGTCTGGTTCATAGGGGGGTCGATCTTGACCTTGGCGAAGTCCTCGATGATACCAACGTTGAGGTTGAACTTCTCGGCGGGGGCAGGGCTGCCGTTGGCGTTGCTCTTCTTacccttcttgcccttcttgcCGCCAGTGCCGACGAAGTagtcatcctcgtccttcttcaAGACCTTCATGCCCTTCATGGCGGAGTCATCAATGGTACGGCCAATCTCAGCACGGAACTGAGAGGACTCGTCCTTTTTGTCATCCAGTCCCAGAGCAGCGAAGTCGTAGGAAGGGTTGAAGTGGCGGATAAGACCCTGGGCGGTAAGGATCTCGTCGGTGTAAGCCAGGCGAGAGGCCTCCTCGAGCTTCTTGtcggcaatcttcttcttcttctcgcgctCGAAGGCGTCCCGCTgggccttctgcttctcccgGCGAATTCTCCAGGCCTCATCCTCGTACTCCTTGTATGCCTTGCGAGCCTTGTAGTAGGTGTCCTTGATCTCACGGATAGCAGTccacttctgctgctgctcacCGTGGAGCTTGGTGCGCTCGTCCCGCAGGGCGTTGAGGTTCTTGAAAGCGCCGTCCTGCTCGGCCTTGATGGCATCCAGCTCCTTCTGAATCTCGGCGTACTTGTCGCTCAGAGCCTTGGCCTCAGGGTTGTCAAGGGTCTTCTTGAGGGCGGCAATCTGGGCCTTGATGTCGTTGATGACCTTCTGGGCCTCATCCAAGCCGGCGAAGTTCTTACGCTGCTTGCGCAGGCTGGAGACATCGGCAagggccttcttctcatccaccaAGCGCATGGTACCGGAATCAACCTGCTTCTCGAGGCGCGCGATTTCACGGTCAATCTCCTCGACACTCTTGAACGACATGCGGGTCTTGGAGTTGTTCTGCTCCGCAATGCGGGCCTTGAGCGTGCTGTCCAGAgcattgatcttctcctgtgTGCTGGACCTGGACGCCTTGAATCCCGACTGCTTCTGACGGATGGAGGAGAGCTCAGCACGGAGTTCCTGCTGTCTCTTAGCCGCGGGCGAGTCcttgttgttgggcttgGCGGTCTCgatcttggccttgactTGGTTCTTTATGAAGTTAGTAACTTGTTACGTCAATGGAATGCGAAAATGGGGTTAGAAAAGAATCCCGAGCAAACGTATGGTGGATCATAA
- a CDS encoding uncharacterized protein (predicted protein), which produces MSYNKPDGPPPSYPAPVHDAGPYPPQGAQGDYYNQGGYPPQNYGPPPQQGYYGSPPPQGQQPMYYPPQQGYPQPGYYADDRGGGGSSGGGICAGIMAALACCCCLDILF; this is translated from the exons ATGTCCTACAACAAGCCC GACGGACCACCTCCCTCCTATCCCGCCCCCGTCCACGACGCAGGGCCCTACCCTCCCCAAGGCGCCCAGGGAGACTACTACAACCAAGGCGGATACCCTCCTCAGAACTACGGTCCACCCCCGCAGCAGGGCTACTACGGCTCTCCGCCACCCCAGGGTCAACAGCCCATGTACTACCCGCCGCAGCAAGGATACCCACAGCCGGGGTACTACGCCGATGACCGCGGCGGTGGCGGATCTTCGGGCGGTGGTATTTGCGCCGGTATCATGGCTGCGCTGGCCTGCTGTTGTTGTCTGGATATTCTGTTTTAG
- a CDS encoding histidinol-phosphate transaminase (histidinol phosphate aminotransferase) produces MAARQSPFDLSKCARKNILQLQPYRCARECVYPPDDGTNVLLDANENAYGPGLALNSEGALQQSTVNGDSTGSSKPDIDFLGLNRYPDPHQIELKQLFCNLRNTRIHSQKDLTPENLFVGVGSDEAIDALLRCFCVPGKDKILTCPPTYGMYGVSAQVNDVDIVKVPLDVENGFQLQPEKIIETLSADDSIKMVYICSPGNPTANLIRKSDIQKVLEHPTWNGVVVVDEAYIDFAPEGSSLAEWVNDWPNLVVMQTLSKAFGLAGIRLGVAFTSPAIARLLNSLKAPYNISSPTSALAMAALSPNNMAVMKKYREQIIAQRERLLQELPKIPGIGRFLGGQESNFLLVELLDKPANEGGKPSNQVALAAYEAMAEKHGVVVRFRGKELGCEGCLRVTVGTEEEVTRFLQELRVVLGGLLG; encoded by the exons ATGGCTGCGAGACAATCACCGTTTGATCTCTCTAAATGCGCGCGCAAGAACATCTTGCAATTGCAGCCCTACCGCTGTGCCAGAGAGTGTGTTTACCCTCCAG ATGACGGAACGAACGTCCTTCTCGATGCCAACGAAAACGCTTATGGCCCTGGTCTTGCCCTGAACTCGGAAGGCGCTTTGCAACAATCTACTGTCAACGGAGATTCGACTGGCTCGTCGAAGCCAGACATCGACTTTTTGGGATTGAACCGCTATCCCGACCC ACACCAGATTGAGTTGAAGCAACTTTTCTGCAACCTCCGCAATACCCGTATTCACAGCCAAAAAGACCTGACCCCCGAGAATCTTTTCGTTGGAGTTGGCTCCGACGAAGCCATCGATGCCCTGTTAAGATGTTTCTGCGTGCCGGGAAAGGATAAGATCCTTACTTGCCCCCCTACGTATGGCATGTATGGTGTTAGTGCGCAGGTCAATGACGTGGATATCGTGAAGGTGCCTCTGGATGTCGAGAATGGTTTCCAGCTACAGCCGGAAAAGATCATCGAGACTCTGTCTGCGGACGACTCGATCAAGATGGTGTACATCTGCTCACCTGGTAACCCTACAGCCAACTTGATCCGCAAGTCCGACATCCAGAAGGTGCTGGAGCACCCTACATGGAATGGTGTGGTCGTCGTGGATGAGGCATACATCGACTTCGCCCCCGAAGGCTCCAGTCTCGCCGAATGGGTCAACGATTGGCCCAACTTGGTGGTTATGCAGACTTTGAGTAAGGCCTTTGGTCTGGCCGGTATTCGGCTGGGAGTCGCGTTCACTAGCCCTGCCATTGCCCGTCTGTTAAACAGCCTGAAGGCCCCTTACAACATCTCAAGTCCAACTAGTGCACTTGCTATGGCTGCTCTGTCCCCTAACAACATGGCTGTCATGAAGAAATACCGGGAACAGATCATTGCTCAGCGCGAACGCTTACTACAGGAACTACCCAAGATTCCGGGAATTGGTCGCTTCCTTGGCGGACAGGAGTCGAACTTCCTCCTCGTAGAACTCCTAGACAAGCCCGCGAATGAAGGCGGAAAGCCCAGCAACCAGGTAGCCCTCGCTGCGTACGAAGCTATGGCGGAAAAACACGGGGTTGTGGTACGGTTCCGCGGAAAGGAGCTCGGATGCGAAGGTTGCCTGCGGGTTACAGTAggaacagaggaagaagtcacTAGGTTCCTGCAGGAATTGCGGGTAGTCCTGGGCGGTCTTCTGGGGTAG
- a CDS encoding putative integral membrane protein Pth11-like (predicted protein), with translation MIWRRSLRIFLQFIYYFLGSTLIAVVLATLTECQPFNHYWQVVPDPGAQCRSGYANLITMGVCDVITDLLLVAFPIPLIMMTHMPAKRKASLVILFALSLILVGITCYRVPSVIGHQGSQQYRSLLASLEILAATAVSNAIVIGSFVRDKGVKKAKFKKAIGSASVSESMDHSSVRRTTITHHHWGSDSDLAGDLGIRLHPDLVSSDHKLPRPAPVVAPCEPFTARTGTLDPNWSFHRHAPATDDDRSSTTGSLDIKVSPHEYIPTNKTPRKPSGDSVPSSPGRVSMFDVGGLLDPSPRSSPPPTSHMQYQMPPPGQTTRARSGSTAFLQDVGGLLSAPTSGTPPNASPNFSRPGGLRSNSYGRRRGSSVHFSDTPESPAPPYRSQSDVTAPIPEGSDDVELQDVGGLLSKHS, from the coding sequence ATGATCTGGCGCCGGTCTCTCCGGATATTTCTCCaatttatctattatttCTTGGGATCGACTCTGATTGCCGTGGTACTCGCAACCCTAACCGAATGCCAGCCATTCAACCACTACTGGCAAGTAGTTCCGGACCCAGGCGCCCAGTGTCGCTCCGGCTACGCGAACCTGATTACAATGGGAGTATGCGACGTGATtacggatcttcttcttgtggCCTTTCCTATTCCCCTGATTATGATGACTCACATGCCTGCGAAACGCAAAGCCTCGCTCGTTATTCTCTTTGCCTTATCCTTGATTCTTGTCGGTATCACCTGCTACCGCGTACCCTCTGTGATCGGCCACCAAGGGTCACAGCAATACCGATCTCTTCTGGCATCTCTAGAGATCCTCGCTGCCACGGCGGTTTCTAATGCCATAGTCATTGGGTCCTTCGTGCGAGACAAGGGCGTCAAGAAAGCCAAGTTCAAAAAGGCAATTGGATCGGCCTCCGTCAGCGAGAGCATGGATCACAGCTCGGTTCGTCGTACAACTATCACGCACCATCACTGGGGCAGTGACTCCGACCTAGCAGGAGATCTGGGCATCCGTTTGCACCCTGACCTGGTTTCTTCCGACCACAAGCTGCCTCGTCCAGCCCCCGTGGTTGCTCCCTGCGAGCCTTTTACAGCCCGTACGGGCACCCTGGATCCAAATTGGTCTTTCCACCGTCATGCCCCTGCTACCGACGACGACCGATCCTCTACTACAGGCAGTCTTGATATCAAAGTGAGCCCACACGAGTATATTCCGACCAATAAAACGCCACGCAAACCGTCGGGTGACTCCGTCCCGAGCTCACCCGGCCGAGTCTCCATGTTCGACGTCGGCGGTCTCCTGGATCCTTCTCCCAGGAGCAGCCCCCCTCCAACCTCACATATGCAATACCAAATGCCTCCTCCCGGGCAAACGACCCGTGCACGCAGTGGAAGCACAGCTTTTCTTCAAGACGTTGGCGGTCTACTCTCCGCCCCGACCTCAGGGACTCCTCCAAACGCTTCACCGAATTTCTCACGACCTGGCGGTCTTCGTAGTAACTCATATGGCCGCCGACGAGGATCCAGCGTGCATTTTAGTGATACGCCGGAGTCACCGGCTCCACCGTATCGATCTCAGTCTGATGTAACTGCCCCAATTCCTGAGGGAAGCGACGACGTCGAACTTCAGGATGTTGGGGGATTACTATCAAAAcattcatga
- a CDS encoding uncharacterized protein (predicted protein), whose protein sequence is MKITSTIPAVLLGLAPLSAAVSVSGSAEGFASGVTGGGDAEAQIPSDIDELKEWLTDDTPRVIVLDKEYDFTESEGTTSGTVCASWGTGSGCQKIIQDDCGDSPSSQATWYTAGTTGIDVASDKTILGDGDKGVIKGKGLRFRDGVSNIIVQNIEISDLNPEYVWGGDALYFDGSDLIWIDHVTTARTGRQHYTFGYETNTRITLSNNFINGETTYSTGCDGYTYWTFEMVGEADQITLQNNYIYMTAGRSPALSGGTLLHAVNNVWEKNNGHALEGGDAGARGIFEGNAWIGVSTIVGDYAGRLFNAPDSSSAGDCESALGRACEVNAVSDSGDLTAYTDTSFFSDFSGLTIAPATSATDAQSSVPNNAGMGKL, encoded by the exons ATGAAGATCACATCAACCATTCCCGCTGTCCTCTTGGGACTAGCACCGCTGAGTGCAGCCGTATCAGTCTCCGGCTCGGCTGAAGGGTTCGCTTCCGGGGTGACAGGCGGTGGTGACGCAGAAGCACAGATTCCCAGCGATATCGATGAGCTGAAGGAATGGCTTACCGATGATACCCCACGAGTCATTGTGCTTGACAAGGAATACGACTTCACTGAGTCAGAGGGCACGACTAGTGGTACAGTTTGTGCTTCCTGGGGAACCGGGAGCGGCTGTCAGAAGATCATCCAGGATGACTGCGGagattctccttcttcgcaaGCAACTTGGTACACCGCTGGGACGACGGGGATAGATGTTGCATCGGACAAAACGattcttggagatggagacaAGGGCGTTatcaaaggcaaaggcctGAGATTCAGAGACGGCGTGTCGAACATTATCGTACAAAACATAGAGATCTCCGACTTGAACCCTGAGTATGTCTGGGGTGGTGACGCCCTCTATTTCGATGGGTCTGACCTTATCTGGATTGATCATGTCACG ACGGCTCGCACCGGACGGCAACACTACACCTTCGGATACGAGACCAACACCCGTATTACTCTCTCAAACAACTTCATCAACGGTGAAACTACGTACTCCACTGGCTGCGACGGGTACACCTACTGGACCTTTGAGATGGTcggtgaggcagaccaaaTTACTCTGCAGAACAACTATATCTACATGACAGCCGGCCGCAGCCCAGCCTTGAGTGGAGGTACTCTCTTGCATGCCGTAAACAATGTCTgggagaagaacaacggcCATGCGCTGGAGGGCGGCGATGCAGGTGCTAGGGGAATCTttgaaggaaatgcttgGATAGGAGTGTCCACGATTGTTGGAGACTATGCTGGTCGGCTCTTCAACGCACCGGATTCATCGTCCGCTGGCGACTGCGAATCGGCTCTTGGTCGTGCGTGCGAAGTGAATGCTGTTTCCGACTCCGGCGATCTTACTGCTTACACCgatacttctttcttctcggatTTCTCGGGGCTTACTATTGCGCCCGCAACCTCTGCCACTGATGCTCAGTCTAGTGTCCCGAATAACGCAGGCATGGGGAAACTTTGA